A part of Bacillus rossius redtenbacheri isolate Brsri chromosome 1, Brsri_v3, whole genome shotgun sequence genomic DNA contains:
- the LOC134534309 gene encoding uncharacterized protein LOC134534309 — translation MLEDVQGRGGAGSHHSSATRCRADPETLPIGQMDSSNKGLLRSTSRAASLYRNFKEREAELQQQLLSCQNEQVKLIGLVGLLIIDVQALQQKGTVASSPAPSQEALHSVVWRLLQDLGKTAAVNNSLQHSFLTANSSLSRTMGSTSPSDKNLDKCRQKEAAGATTEQVAALRQEKEWLLSEMAMMKKLQEDAVTEVRLCVPEAWWWDDFWQAW, via the exons ATGCTGGAGGACGTGCAGGGCCGTGGCGGCGCGGGCAGCCACCACTCCTCCGCCACCAGGTGTCGCGCTGATCCGGAG ACGTTGCCGATTGGTCAAATGGACTCCAGCAATAAAGGACTTTTACGCAGCACTAGCAGAGCGGCCAGTCTGTATCGAAACTTCAAGGAAAGG GAGGCGGAGCTTCAGCAGCAGCTGCTGTCTTGCCAGAACGAGCAAGTGAAGCTGATTGGCCTGGTGGGGCTGCTGATCATCGATGTGCAAGCACTGCAGCAGAAAGGCACCGTCGCGAGTTCCCCCGCTCCCAGCCAGGAGGCCCTGCACTCTGTCGTCTGGAGGCTGCTTCAAGAC TTGGGGAAGACGGCAGCTGTGAACAACAGTCTGCAGCACAGCTTCCTCACGGCCAACTCCAGTCTCTCCAGGACAATGGGCAGCACGTCGCCAAGCGACAAGAACCTAGACAAGTGCAGGCAGAAG GAGGCAGCTGGCGCCACCACAGAGCAGGTGGCAGCGCTGCGGCAGGAGAAGGAGTGGCTACTGTCGGAGATGGCGATGATGAAGAAGCTGCAGGAGGACGCGGTGACAGAGGTGAGGCTGTGCGTGCCCGAGGCCTGGTGGTGGGACGACTTCTGGCAGGCGTGGTAG